Proteins encoded together in one Streptomyces sp. NA04227 window:
- a CDS encoding ABC transporter substrate-binding protein produces MRSGSKITAGLVVAALSLTLTACGGDSGAGDSDRFTYWSMYKEDEPRAKVIKDAAAAFTAETGIKVDVVFQGREVLNKLQPTLVGGNAAADLVDQSLVKLRDTLGQTGNARDLAGVYKAKVPGEDKTVADVVPDAYEKLSRQDDSAYVVPTTVQTWQVFYNKKALPDLAKNPPRTPDELVKLLDARKADGRKPLALDGDILPYVEKWTSNLMVGALGPGNWKKVLEDKSGAGFDRPEVLRAAKNAERIAKGGYFTDGWDASKFPAIQQKWAQGKADLLFMGTWAPSETGEVAGEDFAYGSFPFPAGAEANRSDEVSLYGYGIPSKARNGAAAEKFIAFILGKKWMDRIAAEEGAITVREDVAAPPALADAYEVLKDSPSVHLQNDGAQGMSDWEIKVSQPLAKKLLSGDISAREYVSGLKSDTVNWWKVNG; encoded by the coding sequence ATGAGATCCGGAAGCAAGATCACGGCTGGGCTCGTCGTCGCTGCGCTGTCGCTGACCCTCACGGCATGTGGCGGCGACTCCGGTGCGGGCGATTCCGACCGGTTCACGTACTGGTCGATGTACAAGGAGGACGAGCCGCGCGCCAAGGTGATCAAGGACGCCGCGGCGGCTTTCACCGCCGAGACCGGGATCAAGGTCGACGTCGTGTTCCAGGGCCGTGAGGTCCTCAACAAGCTTCAGCCGACCCTCGTGGGAGGCAACGCGGCGGCCGATCTCGTCGACCAGAGCCTCGTCAAGCTCCGCGACACCCTCGGGCAGACGGGCAACGCCCGTGATCTCGCCGGTGTCTACAAGGCGAAGGTCCCCGGCGAGGACAAGACCGTGGCGGACGTCGTCCCGGACGCGTACGAGAAGCTGTCCCGCCAGGACGACAGTGCGTACGTGGTCCCCACGACCGTGCAGACCTGGCAGGTCTTCTACAACAAGAAGGCGCTGCCCGACCTGGCGAAGAACCCGCCGCGCACCCCCGACGAACTGGTGAAACTGCTCGACGCGCGCAAGGCCGACGGCAGGAAGCCCTTGGCCCTCGACGGCGACATCCTTCCCTACGTCGAGAAGTGGACGAGCAACCTGATGGTCGGGGCGCTCGGACCGGGGAACTGGAAGAAGGTCCTCGAGGACAAGTCCGGCGCGGGCTTCGACCGGCCCGAGGTGCTCCGGGCGGCGAAGAACGCCGAGAGGATCGCCAAGGGCGGCTACTTCACCGACGGCTGGGACGCCAGCAAGTTCCCCGCCATCCAGCAGAAGTGGGCGCAGGGCAAGGCAGACCTGCTCTTCATGGGCACATGGGCGCCGAGCGAGACCGGCGAGGTGGCGGGCGAGGACTTCGCGTACGGCTCCTTCCCGTTCCCGGCCGGAGCCGAGGCCAACAGGTCCGACGAGGTGAGCCTCTACGGGTACGGCATACCCTCCAAGGCCCGTAACGGCGCCGCCGCCGAGAAGTTCATCGCCTTCATCCTCGGCAAGAAGTGGATGGACCGGATAGCCGCCGAGGAGGGTGCGATCACCGTCCGCGAGGACGTGGCAGCCCCACCGGCTCTGGCAGACGCCTACGAGGTGCTGAAGGACTCGCCGTCCGTGCACCTCCAGAACGACGGTGCCCAGGGCATGTCGGACTGGGAGATCAAGGTGTCCCAGCCGCTCGCCAAGAAGCTGCTTTCCGGTGACATCAGCGCTCGGGAGTACGTCTCCGGCCTGAAGAGCGACACGGTCAACTGGTGGAAGGTCAACGGTTGA
- a CDS encoding substrate-binding domain-containing protein, translating to MTAARQPASKAARGEKFRRLAEELRRDIAALRWPDGRLPTEQQIATDHGVSLNTVRRAVDMLVADGLVYRRQGSGTYITDEEDRTAAAVIGVCVPSMTYYYPRVIGGIEAELTRQGGQMMLRTSGYDAEQERLAVEGMLSAGATGLLLVPEPRPGEDPVVQLTRFQDLGVPVVTVERRFATAADHHEFVCSNHASGAYAATRHLVGHGHRRIAYLERHSPFSAEGVRAGYRTALQDAGIDADAMLRAGRDRWDAPDAESFLDEVLAEQATAVLCFADREAALLVAAARRRGLRVPGDLSVVGYDDEVADLSEVPLTAVSPAKAEVGRLAAQMVLRRIAEPDAPLVQQLVVPRLVVRESSGPVQ from the coding sequence GTGACCGCAGCGAGGCAACCGGCATCGAAGGCGGCGCGGGGCGAGAAGTTCCGGCGCCTGGCCGAGGAGCTCCGGCGTGACATCGCCGCGCTGCGCTGGCCCGACGGCCGGCTCCCCACCGAGCAGCAGATCGCGACCGACCACGGCGTCAGCCTCAACACCGTGCGACGGGCGGTGGACATGCTGGTGGCCGACGGGCTCGTCTACCGGCGCCAGGGCTCCGGCACGTACATAACGGACGAGGAGGACAGGACCGCGGCCGCCGTGATCGGCGTCTGCGTGCCGTCGATGACCTACTACTACCCCCGGGTCATCGGCGGTATCGAGGCCGAACTCACCCGGCAGGGCGGCCAGATGATGCTGCGGACCAGCGGATACGACGCGGAGCAGGAGCGACTGGCGGTCGAGGGCATGCTGTCCGCGGGGGCGACCGGCCTGCTGCTGGTGCCCGAGCCGCGCCCCGGCGAGGACCCGGTCGTGCAGCTCACACGGTTCCAGGACCTCGGGGTACCCGTGGTGACCGTCGAGCGCCGCTTCGCCACCGCCGCCGACCACCACGAGTTCGTCTGCTCCAACCACGCCTCCGGCGCATACGCGGCGACCCGCCACCTCGTCGGGCACGGCCACCGGCGTATCGCCTATCTGGAGCGGCACAGCCCGTTCAGCGCGGAAGGGGTCAGGGCCGGGTACCGCACCGCGCTGCAGGACGCCGGGATCGACGCGGACGCCATGCTGCGCGCGGGGCGCGACCGGTGGGACGCCCCGGACGCGGAGTCGTTCCTGGACGAGGTGCTGGCCGAGCAGGCGACCGCCGTGCTCTGCTTCGCCGACCGCGAGGCGGCGTTGCTGGTCGCCGCGGCCCGGCGGCGTGGCCTGCGGGTACCCGGAGACCTCTCGGTCGTGGGCTACGACGACGAGGTCGCCGACCTCTCCGAAGTTCCCCTCACCGCCGTGTCGCCGGCGAAGGCCGAAGTGGGGCGCCTGGCCGCGCAGATGGTGCTGCGCCGTATCGCCGAACCCGACGCGCCGCTCGTGCAGCAGCTCGTGGTGCCGCGCCTGGTCGTTCGGGAGTCATCTGGGCCGGTCCAATAA
- a CDS encoding Gfo/Idh/MocA family protein, whose translation MPSSGAVRLGLVGAGGVALLHARAALALPGEAVVTAVHDIDPRRAAELSDLTGATVHPGYEEMFADEAVDALVVCTPHTLHTRPALAAARAGVHVLLEKPMATTLAECDAITQECARNDVVLALGHIQHYLPLTAGARTAVADGLIGRPVAAVDRRATDYRPGHRPAWFFDPALAGGGAVMNIGAHCIDRLTWATGRRPVRVAARFVHRGTPVETEGLLQLELDGGLTATVSVTSSSLSGIDEFEILGEDATLRASRDSGLLLAGPRGVEVLRPPSDIGADVAVAFQAQLRDFAAAVRGEAPPAVGARTGRDVVAAVLAASASAAADGTPHTVDLLPGPVRTAPGTSPLPVLDGA comes from the coding sequence ATGCCTTCATCCGGAGCCGTACGTCTCGGACTCGTCGGTGCCGGCGGAGTCGCGCTCCTGCACGCGCGAGCAGCCCTGGCCCTGCCTGGCGAGGCCGTGGTCACGGCCGTCCACGACATCGACCCGCGGCGGGCGGCGGAACTGTCGGACCTCACCGGCGCCACCGTCCACCCCGGGTACGAGGAGATGTTCGCCGACGAGGCCGTCGACGCGCTCGTCGTCTGCACGCCGCACACCCTGCACACCCGGCCCGCTCTCGCGGCGGCCCGCGCCGGCGTTCACGTCCTGCTCGAGAAGCCGATGGCCACCACGCTGGCCGAGTGCGACGCCATCACCCAGGAGTGCGCGCGAAACGACGTGGTGCTCGCCCTGGGCCACATCCAGCACTACCTCCCCCTCACCGCTGGGGCCCGCACCGCCGTGGCCGACGGGCTGATAGGCCGGCCCGTTGCGGCCGTCGACCGCCGCGCGACGGACTACCGCCCAGGACACCGGCCCGCCTGGTTCTTCGACCCGGCCCTGGCCGGGGGCGGAGCGGTGATGAACATCGGCGCCCATTGCATCGACCGCCTCACCTGGGCGACCGGGCGCAGACCTGTGCGCGTCGCCGCCCGGTTCGTACACCGCGGCACGCCGGTCGAGACCGAAGGGCTCCTGCAACTCGAACTCGACGGTGGCCTGACCGCGACCGTCTCGGTCACCTCGAGCTCCCTGTCCGGCATCGACGAGTTCGAGATCCTCGGCGAGGACGCCACCCTGCGCGCCTCCCGCGACTCCGGTCTCCTGCTCGCCGGACCCCGCGGCGTGGAAGTGCTGCGCCCGCCCTCCGACATCGGGGCCGACGTCGCCGTTGCCTTCCAGGCCCAGTTGCGCGACTTCGCCGCGGCCGTACGCGGCGAGGCGCCCCCGGCGGTGGGCGCCCGCACCGGCCGCGACGTCGTGGCCGCGGTCCTCGCCGCGTCCGCCTCGGCCGCCGCCGACGGCACCCCGCACACCGTGGACCTACTGCCCGGCCCCGTACGAACCGCACCCGGCACCAGCCCGCTGCCCGTTCTCGACGGGGCCTGA
- a CDS encoding endo-alpha-N-acetylgalactosaminidase family protein, with protein sequence MQRLSRLAAAAVCAALAVPLHTAASAQTTPRPAATEGSVALSAAHMTVQVDPNFPAVDRYTWKADGSVLHGRTGPTGTLVVNGKTYTPESTGVPGANRVDYTLRVAELDLVIKARLAVSDNVLTFQVTGIEENGEHKLRTLAIPDQGLVSARSDQPGAQLADARLSFTTTYDHEDPIDRHTKLADAAVDAEPRGSTYAILSTDGLAAAVETNSLEDQSRVLIRTSRTGDAKSTALSSGTWTYRPEPVGGHDARPTELPYAKVALTGDRNDDGNVDWQDGAIAYREVMYRPMGAEKTKNFVASNIEYNTNSFASHPFTRVLDDIKKGNRLTDGLGQLVQLKGYQAEGHDNAHPDYGGHINEGAGGRKDLNFLVREAKKYGASMGVHINSTEAYPDADTFRWDMVQGEDKPGWTYRDRSYLINREKDIQSGNFAKRLDTLKKDVPGLEFIYNDVYYGRGYNAYELARTQHERGWMVHTEFEDFVDRDTLWYHRSAQRAENGIRSQIIRFIQNTDRDVWYRKDAKLLKGNGDIGYGGFESHTDLVGWQRTIFTNNLPTKFMQHFPITKWTDHRVDFTDGVYSTDETGTWQLFQGDTKLAEGNKVFLPWDPKKQSKIYHWNDEGGTTTWKLPEKWRDLGTVKLYRLSDTGRQDEKTLKVTNGKVTIDAKARTGYVLYRGKAAQQTTVWGEGALVEDGSFNSHTFDAWSRDGAARIETNDEGWQFVRFDGSGQARLSQQLKGLKPGTYAASAYVRVAGGRKATLSVSDYGGEKVSRSTDVSPAVNKDPVNVWSGTKFQKMNVLFTVPKGHSTATLTLSGAAGASGAAADFADVRVSPSKAPAGADKHYFTEDFEAADRAWGPFVNVEGSGEHNPHGHRAERHENYTRDTISGDYSLKSFQVEQGDAWRSIPQNLEFKPGRTYRVGLKYQSDNNTQYRLQVRSGGAGDKDRTLVDDPLIATTDRPLDSWPKASDPRPDGWNDAAPPQGSAPSKEYATVFSTGDADCGDPYLALTSAGGLGAITVDDLVVDDLGPAPDSGGDCPATGGTDLAIGEVTANPGETTPLTATFTNRADVPVTDVRVELNAPAGVTLKPVSATRAESIAPGDTLKVDYELTLADDLKLGSYAITGEVSSHYRDQRITATAERRVTVNCKPDLRCEAEDVTLGGGTAVETLARGQSGKGYVNFPGGKGGYVEWKVDVADAGDYALAFRYALTTGDRPLTLSVNGKEISTDSYPVTGAWDKWSEAKAKAALKAGSNTIRLTAAKEDGPNVDYLTVVSAS encoded by the coding sequence ATGCAACGACTGTCAAGACTGGCCGCGGCAGCGGTCTGCGCGGCACTGGCCGTGCCGCTGCACACGGCGGCCTCGGCGCAGACCACCCCCAGGCCCGCGGCAACCGAGGGCTCCGTGGCCCTGTCGGCGGCGCACATGACGGTCCAGGTGGACCCGAACTTCCCGGCCGTCGACCGCTACACGTGGAAGGCCGACGGCTCGGTCCTGCACGGCCGCACCGGGCCGACCGGCACCCTCGTCGTCAACGGCAAGACCTACACCCCCGAGTCCACCGGTGTACCGGGCGCGAACCGCGTCGACTACACCCTGCGGGTCGCCGAACTCGATCTCGTGATCAAGGCCCGGCTCGCGGTGAGCGACAACGTGCTCACCTTCCAGGTCACCGGCATCGAGGAGAACGGAGAGCACAAGCTCCGCACCCTCGCGATCCCGGACCAGGGCCTGGTCTCCGCCCGCTCCGACCAGCCGGGGGCCCAACTGGCGGACGCGCGGCTGTCGTTCACGACCACGTACGACCACGAGGACCCGATCGACCGGCACACGAAGCTGGCCGATGCCGCCGTCGACGCGGAACCCCGCGGCAGCACCTACGCGATCCTCAGCACCGACGGGCTCGCCGCGGCGGTGGAGACGAACTCGCTGGAGGACCAGTCGCGCGTCCTCATACGCACCAGCCGGACCGGTGATGCCAAGAGCACCGCCCTGTCGAGCGGCACCTGGACCTACCGGCCGGAGCCCGTCGGCGGCCACGACGCACGGCCCACCGAACTGCCGTACGCCAAGGTGGCCCTCACCGGCGACCGCAACGACGACGGCAACGTCGACTGGCAGGACGGCGCGATCGCCTACCGGGAGGTCATGTACCGGCCGATGGGCGCCGAGAAGACCAAGAACTTCGTCGCCTCGAACATCGAGTACAACACCAACAGCTTCGCCAGCCATCCCTTCACCCGTGTCCTCGACGACATCAAGAAGGGCAACCGGCTCACCGACGGCCTCGGCCAACTCGTGCAGCTGAAGGGCTACCAGGCCGAGGGGCACGACAACGCCCACCCCGACTACGGCGGCCACATCAACGAGGGCGCCGGCGGCAGGAAGGACCTCAACTTCCTCGTCCGGGAGGCCAAGAAGTACGGCGCCTCGATGGGTGTGCACATCAACTCCACCGAGGCCTACCCCGACGCCGACACCTTCCGCTGGGACATGGTCCAGGGCGAGGACAAGCCGGGCTGGACCTACCGGGACCGCTCGTACCTCATCAACCGCGAGAAGGACATCCAGTCCGGCAACTTCGCCAAGCGTCTCGACACCCTCAAGAAGGACGTGCCGGGCCTGGAGTTCATCTACAACGACGTCTACTACGGCCGCGGCTACAACGCCTACGAGCTGGCGCGCACCCAGCACGAGCGCGGCTGGATGGTGCACACCGAGTTCGAGGACTTCGTCGACCGCGACACGCTCTGGTACCACCGCTCGGCGCAGCGCGCCGAGAACGGTATCCGCTCGCAGATCATCCGGTTCATCCAGAACACCGATCGCGACGTCTGGTACCGCAAGGACGCCAAGCTGCTCAAGGGCAACGGCGACATCGGCTACGGAGGCTTCGAGTCGCACACGGACCTCGTCGGCTGGCAGCGGACGATCTTCACCAACAACCTGCCGACCAAGTTCATGCAGCACTTCCCGATCACCAAGTGGACCGACCACCGGGTCGACTTCACCGACGGGGTGTACTCCACCGACGAGACCGGCACCTGGCAGCTCTTCCAGGGCGACACCAAGCTCGCCGAGGGCAACAAGGTCTTCCTGCCCTGGGACCCGAAGAAGCAGAGCAAGATCTACCACTGGAACGACGAGGGCGGCACCACGACCTGGAAGCTGCCCGAGAAGTGGCGCGACCTCGGCACGGTGAAGCTGTACCGCCTGAGCGACACCGGCCGCCAGGACGAGAAGACCCTCAAGGTCACCAACGGCAAGGTCACCATCGACGCCAAGGCTCGCACCGGGTACGTCCTGTACCGCGGCAAGGCCGCGCAGCAGACGACCGTGTGGGGCGAGGGCGCCCTCGTCGAGGACGGCTCGTTCAACAGCCACACCTTCGACGCCTGGTCCCGTGACGGCGCGGCCCGCATCGAGACCAACGACGAGGGCTGGCAGTTCGTCCGCTTCGACGGTTCCGGCCAGGCGCGCCTCTCGCAGCAGCTGAAGGGCCTGAAGCCGGGCACCTACGCCGCCTCCGCCTACGTGCGCGTCGCCGGGGGCCGTAAAGCCACCCTCTCCGTGAGCGACTACGGCGGCGAGAAGGTGAGCAGGTCCACGGATGTCTCCCCGGCGGTCAACAAGGACCCGGTGAACGTCTGGAGCGGCACCAAGTTCCAGAAGATGAACGTGCTCTTCACCGTCCCGAAGGGACACAGCACGGCCACCCTGACCCTGTCGGGCGCGGCAGGGGCCTCCGGCGCGGCCGCGGACTTCGCCGACGTACGGGTCAGTCCCTCGAAGGCGCCCGCCGGGGCGGACAAGCACTACTTCACGGAGGACTTCGAGGCCGCCGACCGTGCCTGGGGACCGTTCGTGAACGTGGAGGGTTCCGGTGAGCACAACCCGCACGGCCACCGGGCCGAGCGCCACGAGAACTACACCCGCGACACCATCAGCGGTGACTACTCCCTGAAGTCCTTCCAGGTCGAGCAGGGAGACGCGTGGCGCTCCATTCCGCAGAACCTCGAGTTCAAGCCGGGGCGCACCTACCGGGTGGGTCTGAAGTACCAGTCGGACAACAACACCCAGTACCGCCTGCAGGTTCGTTCGGGCGGCGCGGGCGACAAGGACCGCACCCTCGTCGACGACCCGCTCATCGCGACGACCGACCGTCCGCTCGACAGCTGGCCCAAGGCGAGCGACCCGCGGCCCGACGGCTGGAACGACGCCGCGCCGCCGCAGGGCAGCGCGCCCAGCAAGGAGTACGCGACGGTGTTCAGCACCGGCGACGCGGACTGCGGCGACCCGTACCTCGCACTGACCTCGGCGGGCGGCCTCGGGGCCATCACCGTGGACGACCTCGTGGTCGACGACCTCGGTCCGGCCCCGGACTCCGGCGGTGACTGTCCCGCCACCGGGGGGACCGACCTCGCGATCGGCGAAGTCACCGCGAACCCGGGCGAGACGACGCCCCTCACGGCCACGTTCACCAACCGGGCCGACGTGCCCGTGACGGATGTCCGGGTCGAGCTGAACGCCCCGGCGGGGGTCACGCTGAAGCCGGTCTCCGCCACCCGTGCCGAGAGCATCGCACCCGGCGACACCCTGAAGGTCGACTACGAGCTGACCCTCGCGGACGACCTGAAGCTCGGCTCGTACGCGATCACCGGAGAGGTCTCGTCCCACTACCGCGACCAGCGGATCACCGCGACCGCCGAGCGGCGGGTCACGGTGAACTGTAAGCCGGACCTGCGTTGCGAGGCCGAAGACGTGACGCTCGGGGGCGGCACGGCCGTGGAGACGCTGGCACGTGGCCAGAGCGGCAAGGGTTATGTCAACTTCCCTGGTGGCAAGGGTGGTTACGTCGAGTGGAAGGTGGACGTCGCCGATGCCGGTGACTACGCCCTGGCCTTCCGCTACGCCCTGACGACCGGGGACCGGCCGCTGACCCTCTCCGTCAACGGCAAGGAGATCAGCACGGACAGCTATCCGGTCACCGGTGCGTGGGACAAGTGGTCGGAGGCGAAGGCCAAGGCGGCTCTGAAGGCCGGGTCCAACACCATCCGCCTCACGGCGGCCAAGGAGGACGGGCCGAATGTCGACTACCTGACGGTCGTTTCGGCCTCCTGA
- a CDS encoding DUF2264 domain-containing protein: protein MAMSRPALPMEDRSLSPFTGYDRSHWLAVADQMLTDAHRFASPSGARVVLPGRPSFSGRNSDELEGFARTFLLLAYRVAGSGGDAPAGLLQAYADGIAAGTDPGHPDAWPAIDATCRQTLVEACSLALGLHLTRPWLWDRLASRVQEQVVTWLQGVWGLVIPDNNWHMFRVIVGEFLALAGAAHDRDEMDADLARIEEFYVGDGWYRDGGDPRVADCFDHYCGWAMHHYPVLWARMAGERGAARLPVFRERLHRFLEDFALFFGADGAPVHQGRSLTYRFAAATAPWVGALADATPLTPGLTRRIASGALKHFVDRGFRDARGIPTLGWYGPFPPMVQTYSGPGSPYWLSKGFLGLLLPADHPCWTATEEPLPVEQRDEVRALAAPGFLVATTRADGLARLVNHGSDNQIPGAAPSDPHYARFAYSTATAPAFAASGPGSDDNHAGLWDPVRGLSSRTRIHRLRIADHYAASWHRPFWPGSTDGATEGSTDGAGDGSTDGAGEYDARIETASVVRGAWELRAHLVDAPAGLRLYDSGWQVADARPPHADSDSLRARAVADSGLTSTFLSLSGHDVVAVASSENTSAFGPFAAVPYATSERGQARTVHVALVGLAGAGHGAGIEEPGEVACAVDGTTVTARFPDGTWVLIALGEEPAHDPELAGTVLRGRVRHARVSPGEPPAVVTA, encoded by the coding sequence ATGGCGATGTCCAGACCAGCCCTCCCGATGGAAGACCGGTCCCTGTCTCCTTTCACCGGGTACGACCGGTCCCACTGGCTGGCCGTCGCGGACCAGATGCTGACCGATGCCCACAGGTTCGCGTCGCCCTCGGGTGCGCGCGTCGTGCTGCCCGGCCGGCCGTCGTTCTCGGGCCGGAACTCGGACGAACTGGAGGGCTTCGCGCGGACGTTCCTCCTGCTCGCCTACCGTGTCGCGGGTTCCGGCGGGGACGCGCCGGCGGGACTGCTCCAGGCCTACGCCGACGGCATCGCGGCCGGGACGGATCCGGGGCACCCGGACGCATGGCCGGCGATCGACGCGACATGCCGCCAGACCCTGGTCGAGGCGTGCTCCCTGGCCCTCGGACTTCACCTGACCAGGCCCTGGCTGTGGGACCGGCTCGCGTCGCGCGTTCAGGAACAGGTGGTGACCTGGCTGCAGGGAGTCTGGGGACTGGTGATCCCGGACAACAACTGGCACATGTTCCGGGTGATCGTCGGTGAGTTCCTGGCACTCGCGGGCGCCGCGCACGACCGGGACGAGATGGACGCCGACCTCGCGCGGATCGAGGAGTTCTACGTGGGGGACGGCTGGTACCGGGACGGCGGTGACCCCCGCGTCGCGGACTGTTTCGACCACTACTGCGGCTGGGCCATGCACCACTACCCGGTGCTGTGGGCGCGGATGGCCGGGGAGCGCGGAGCGGCGCGGCTGCCGGTGTTCCGGGAACGGCTGCACAGGTTCCTGGAGGACTTCGCCCTCTTCTTCGGTGCGGACGGAGCGCCCGTCCACCAAGGACGCTCCCTGACCTACCGGTTCGCCGCCGCGACCGCCCCCTGGGTCGGGGCGCTCGCCGACGCCACGCCCCTCACGCCCGGGCTGACCAGGCGGATCGCCAGCGGTGCCCTGAAACACTTCGTCGACCGGGGCTTCCGCGACGCGCGGGGCATCCCCACCCTCGGCTGGTACGGGCCCTTCCCTCCGATGGTGCAGACGTACTCGGGGCCCGGCTCCCCGTACTGGCTCTCCAAGGGGTTCCTCGGGCTGCTGCTTCCTGCCGACCACCCGTGCTGGACCGCGACGGAGGAGCCGCTCCCGGTCGAACAGCGGGACGAGGTGCGTGCCTTGGCGGCACCTGGCTTCCTGGTCGCGACGACACGGGCCGACGGGCTCGCGCGGCTGGTGAACCACGGCAGCGACAACCAGATCCCCGGCGCGGCGCCCTCCGACCCGCACTACGCGCGGTTCGCCTACTCGACCGCCACCGCACCGGCGTTCGCAGCGTCCGGGCCCGGGAGCGACGACAACCACGCCGGGCTGTGGGATCCCGTTCGCGGGCTGTCGTCCCGTACGCGTATCCACCGGCTCCGCATCGCCGACCACTACGCGGCCTCCTGGCACCGGCCCTTCTGGCCGGGCTCCACGGACGGTGCCACCGAGGGCTCCACGGACGGTGCCGGGGATGGCTCCACGGACGGTGCCGGGGAGTACGACGCACGCATCGAGACGGCGAGCGTCGTACGAGGGGCGTGGGAGCTGCGGGCGCATCTCGTCGACGCGCCGGCCGGTCTGCGGCTGTACGACAGCGGCTGGCAGGTGGCCGACGCCCGGCCACCGCACGCCGACAGCGACAGCCTGCGCGCGCGGGCCGTCGCCGACTCCGGACTCACCAGCACCTTCCTGTCGTTGAGCGGACATGACGTGGTGGCCGTGGCGTCGAGCGAGAACACCAGCGCGTTCGGACCGTTCGCCGCTGTTCCGTACGCCACGTCGGAGCGCGGCCAGGCGCGGACGGTCCATGTGGCGCTCGTCGGCCTCGCCGGAGCAGGCCATGGAGCAGGCATTGAGGAGCCGGGCGAGGTGGCATGCGCGGTCGACGGCACGACGGTCACCGCGCGCTTCCCCGACGGCACCTGGGTGCTGATCGCGCTCGGGGAGGAGCCGGCGCACGATCCGGAGCTCGCCGGCACGGTGTTGCGGGGCCGGGTCCGCCACGCGCGGGTCTCGCCCGGTGAACCGCCGGCCGTGGTTACGGCGTAG
- a CDS encoding DUF6879 family protein, whose protein sequence is MTRRLRFNGTGSGDTGCPAVHEDMDTHEVIVHGPPLTDPEDIAQLQHLSPGEVPIVVPRELLVDWGPKDMTRKAEVVGLDAFNKLFETFRHSAWRLETRRRYASDEATETYAQFMASGEVSWDMESWYCVTIRRQTDDGKTVGRVRVVDDPPTPGQRYLMLNARRNALLGEDIRNLSRADAEQLRLGDQDFWIFDSRLVAVLNFDDADNLVSVELITEPAEVVRYSMLRDAAMHHAFITER, encoded by the coding sequence ATGACGCGACGACTTCGCTTCAACGGCACAGGAAGTGGCGACACCGGATGCCCCGCTGTGCACGAGGACATGGACACCCACGAGGTGATCGTGCACGGTCCGCCCCTCACCGACCCCGAGGACATCGCTCAGCTTCAGCATCTGAGCCCTGGTGAGGTACCGATCGTGGTGCCACGCGAACTCCTGGTGGACTGGGGGCCGAAGGACATGACACGTAAGGCGGAGGTCGTCGGCCTGGACGCGTTCAACAAGCTCTTCGAGACTTTCCGGCACAGTGCCTGGAGGCTGGAGACCCGGCGCCGGTACGCGAGCGACGAAGCAACCGAGACCTACGCCCAGTTCATGGCGTCCGGCGAGGTCAGCTGGGACATGGAGTCGTGGTACTGCGTCACGATCCGTCGACAGACGGACGACGGCAAGACCGTCGGTCGGGTGCGTGTAGTCGACGACCCGCCTACGCCTGGCCAGCGATACCTCATGCTCAACGCACGGCGGAACGCCCTTCTCGGAGAGGACATCCGGAATCTCTCGCGTGCGGACGCGGAGCAACTGCGGCTCGGAGACCAGGACTTCTGGATCTTCGACTCGCGGCTTGTCGCCGTGCTCAACTTCGATGACGCCGACAATCTGGTAAGCGTCGAACTGATCACGGAACCCGCCGAGGTGGTGCGGTACTCCATGTTGCGGGACGCTGCGATGCACCACGCCTTCATCACCGAGCGATAG
- a CDS encoding helix-turn-helix transcriptional regulator has product MSTDHQRAREALGARLRELRLSAPGGRLTGTRLAEHSGWGKSKVSKLENGKQTPTPDDLLRWVQAVGQPDAYDELLGRLRGFESHVRSWRRQLAAGHTPVQQKIAAEYAQSAVVHGFESATIPGILQTADYARSVFSRYAELHRSKRDTEEAVRARLRRQELLYDGRKRFLILVGETALRSLICPPSALAGQLDRLAGLIGLDTVRLGIIPVGASMKIPPTGGFWIHDERLVVIETWHAELWVDDADSIALYLRTWHALQESAVFGADAQALIGRARRALGG; this is encoded by the coding sequence GTGAGCACGGACCATCAACGAGCACGGGAGGCGCTCGGAGCGCGGCTCCGGGAGCTTCGGCTCTCCGCTCCGGGCGGGCGGCTCACCGGTACTCGGCTCGCCGAACACTCCGGCTGGGGCAAGTCGAAGGTCAGCAAGCTGGAGAACGGCAAGCAGACTCCAACGCCGGACGACCTGCTGCGATGGGTACAAGCCGTGGGTCAACCCGATGCGTACGACGAACTGCTCGGCCGCCTACGGGGGTTCGAGTCCCATGTCCGCTCCTGGCGACGACAGCTGGCCGCCGGGCACACGCCTGTCCAGCAGAAGATCGCGGCCGAGTACGCGCAGTCCGCAGTCGTCCACGGATTCGAGAGCGCCACTATCCCGGGCATTCTGCAAACCGCCGACTACGCGAGGTCGGTGTTCTCACGCTACGCCGAGCTTCATCGCTCGAAGCGCGACACCGAAGAGGCCGTGCGTGCTCGGCTCCGTCGTCAGGAGCTGCTGTACGACGGCCGCAAGAGGTTCCTCATTCTCGTCGGCGAGACCGCCCTCCGGTCCCTGATCTGCCCGCCTTCGGCGCTGGCAGGCCAACTCGACCGCCTGGCAGGGCTCATTGGGCTCGACACAGTGCGCTTGGGCATCATCCCGGTTGGCGCGTCGATGAAGATCCCGCCCACAGGGGGCTTCTGGATCCATGACGAACGCCTCGTGGTGATCGAGACCTGGCATGCGGAACTGTGGGTCGACGACGCGGACTCCATCGCCCTCTACCTGCGCACGTGGCACGCGCTCCAGGAATCCGCCGTCTTCGGGGCGGACGCTCAGGCCTTGATCGGGCGAGCGCGTCGGGCGCTTGGCGGGTGA